One segment of Anatilimnocola aggregata DNA contains the following:
- a CDS encoding DMT family transporter yields the protein MNSPPFLPYTWMLLSATAFSVMAICTRALAGQCNWQVIAIFRTGLAMLFAAMLAYRAGAKFAVFRPPTLWMRSLAGSVSLLCGFYAMTHGSVSEVIVMTNMYPLWVAVLSWPILGEMPSLEVWAAMLLSIAGVCLMHPPQELGGQLAYGAALLSAFTSGIALIGLHKLKDLDPRAIVTHFSGVALLLSLVACFVFPQTLPTKITPSIVLLLLGVGTSATVGQLLLTKAFTSANAARVSVVGLSQVAIVMLLEGLIWQRSFSVLTLFGMCLVVAPTAWMILRRAR from the coding sequence ATGAACTCCCCGCCTTTTCTCCCCTACACCTGGATGCTGCTCAGCGCGACAGCATTCTCGGTGATGGCCATCTGCACCCGCGCGCTCGCTGGTCAGTGCAATTGGCAAGTCATCGCCATCTTTCGCACCGGCCTGGCCATGCTGTTCGCTGCCATGCTGGCTTATCGTGCGGGGGCGAAGTTCGCCGTCTTTCGTCCGCCAACTCTCTGGATGCGCAGCCTGGCGGGGAGCGTGAGCCTGCTCTGCGGCTTTTATGCCATGACGCACGGCAGCGTGTCCGAAGTCATCGTAATGACCAACATGTATCCGCTCTGGGTGGCCGTACTTAGCTGGCCAATCTTGGGGGAGATGCCGTCGCTGGAAGTCTGGGCGGCTATGCTGCTGAGCATTGCTGGCGTCTGCTTAATGCACCCGCCCCAAGAATTGGGTGGCCAACTGGCCTATGGAGCAGCCTTGCTCAGCGCGTTCACCAGTGGCATCGCGCTCATTGGCCTGCACAAGTTAAAGGACCTCGATCCTCGGGCCATCGTCACGCACTTCAGCGGCGTCGCGCTACTGCTGAGCCTCGTCGCCTGCTTTGTCTTTCCCCAAACCTTGCCGACGAAAATCACTCCCAGCATCGTGTTGCTACTTCTCGGCGTGGGGACATCGGCCACGGTGGGGCAATTGTTATTGACCAAGGCCTTCACGTCGGCCAATGCGGCCCGCGTTTCCGTTGTGGGACTCTCGCAGGTGGCGATCGTCATGCTGCTCGAAGGTTTGATCTGGCAGCGCTCCTTCAGCGTCCTCACCCTCTTCGGCATGTGTCTCGTCGTCGCCCCGACTGCCTGGATGATTCTGCGGCGAGCACGATAA
- the corA gene encoding magnesium/cobalt transporter CorA, whose translation MKFRRTHNSKRHELKVKRRTKPGSSPGTIAPDPSQPKPVLHALAYNANGTGVIERDIQDLSEIPKLLATHDVLWINVDGLGDVTTLEKLGEMFKLHRLALEDVVSLHQRAKIDDYSDHMFIVMRMASIVERAHTEQLSLFLGNKWVLTFQGGPPGDSFDRVRQRIRDRAGKICLRGPDYLAYALIDAAIDAYYPVLEVYSERLDELEEDVLERPEKRLMDALHMVKADLLMLRRAIWPMREAVASLTRDASELITDDTRVYLRDCYDHIVQIVDLVETYRELTADLRDLYMSALSNRINETMRVLTIISTLFIPLTFIAGIYGMNFDYAEGAMPLNMPELHSPYGYVACLAVMAVLVAGMLIYFYRQGWIFPSLQSKLHQHHHDAKNQAASKQAP comes from the coding sequence TTGAAGTTTCGTCGCACGCACAATTCCAAACGCCACGAACTGAAGGTCAAGCGGCGCACCAAGCCCGGTTCTTCGCCTGGTACGATCGCGCCCGATCCCTCGCAGCCCAAGCCGGTGCTGCATGCCTTGGCTTATAACGCCAACGGCACCGGTGTGATCGAGCGAGATATTCAAGACCTGAGCGAAATCCCGAAGTTACTCGCCACTCACGACGTGCTGTGGATCAATGTCGACGGTTTGGGTGATGTGACGACGCTCGAAAAGCTCGGCGAGATGTTCAAGCTCCATCGCCTGGCGCTCGAAGACGTCGTCAGTTTGCATCAGCGGGCAAAGATCGACGACTATAGCGATCACATGTTCATCGTCATGCGAATGGCGAGCATCGTCGAGCGCGCTCATACCGAGCAGCTCAGCCTGTTTCTCGGCAATAAATGGGTGCTTACCTTTCAAGGCGGCCCCCCAGGCGATTCGTTCGATCGCGTTCGCCAACGCATTCGCGACCGCGCGGGAAAAATCTGCCTGCGCGGGCCCGACTACTTGGCTTATGCCCTGATCGATGCGGCCATCGATGCTTACTATCCCGTCCTCGAAGTCTATTCCGAGCGCTTGGACGAACTGGAAGAAGACGTCCTCGAGCGCCCCGAAAAACGGCTGATGGACGCGCTGCACATGGTGAAGGCCGACTTGCTCATGTTGCGGCGGGCGATCTGGCCGATGCGCGAGGCAGTCGCTTCGCTCACGCGCGATGCCTCGGAATTGATCACCGACGATACGCGAGTCTACCTGCGCGACTGCTACGATCACATCGTGCAGATTGTCGACCTCGTCGAAACCTATCGCGAACTAACGGCGGACCTGCGCGACCTCTATATGTCGGCCCTCAGCAACCGCATCAACGAAACGATGCGCGTGCTCACCATCATCAGTACGCTGTTCATTCCCCTGACGTTCATTGCCGGCATCTATGGCATGAACTTCGACTATGCTGAAGGGGCAATGCCGCTGAACATGCCGGAACTGCATAGTCCCTATGGCTACGTCGCCTGCCTGGCGGTGATGGCCGTCCTGGTGGCCGGCATGCTCATTTACTTCTATCGGCAGGGTTGGATTTTCCCCAGCCTGCAATCGAAGTTGCACCAACACCACCACGATGCCAAGAACCAGGCGGCAAGTAAGCAAGCTCCATGA
- a CDS encoding mechanosensitive ion channel family protein, giving the protein MKTCKCLLAIALAVAAWPTLAAAQLQLLPLPGQPTAPQSSPPSQPPPAFSPPAPGFRPVQTQAVVPAQAMLPAAADNQPQAATGPATAVASTEKADDLREKFLGQAGEAWDHVASVWNFVLVRGADTKPLVTVGTLFGGLVLMGCGYIAAGMISRWIGAKLLSRFGLNQTARAPLQSISYYVLLISFGMLTLNILNVPITVFSFAGGALAVGVGFGSQNIVNNFISGLILIAERPIRVGDVIEIDGRIGRVTEIGARSTRLATGTNFEVIVPNSKFLENQVVNWTLSDDRICTDIKVGVAYGSPLREVERLLFQAANEHPGVLKDCETSVVFEDFAADSLVFCLRVWLRLLSTSKREVESDIRFRIDELFSQAGIVIAYPQRDVHLNVMRPLEVRLAADATREFRKVAA; this is encoded by the coding sequence ATGAAGACCTGTAAGTGCTTACTAGCTATCGCTTTAGCTGTTGCTGCCTGGCCAACCCTAGCGGCCGCTCAGCTGCAACTGCTTCCCTTGCCCGGCCAACCCACAGCACCCCAATCGTCACCGCCGAGCCAGCCACCACCGGCTTTTTCACCCCCAGCACCCGGTTTTCGGCCCGTTCAAACGCAAGCAGTGGTGCCAGCCCAGGCCATGCTGCCCGCGGCCGCTGATAATCAGCCCCAAGCAGCAACTGGTCCCGCAACAGCTGTGGCCAGCACCGAGAAGGCAGATGATCTCCGGGAGAAGTTTCTCGGTCAGGCGGGCGAAGCGTGGGATCACGTGGCGTCGGTCTGGAACTTTGTGCTGGTGCGAGGTGCCGATACCAAGCCGCTGGTGACCGTCGGTACTCTGTTTGGCGGTCTGGTGCTGATGGGCTGCGGCTACATCGCGGCGGGAATGATCAGCCGCTGGATTGGGGCGAAGTTGCTCTCGCGGTTCGGATTAAATCAAACCGCCCGCGCGCCGCTGCAGTCGATCAGTTACTACGTGCTGCTGATTAGCTTCGGCATGCTGACTTTGAACATTCTCAACGTGCCGATCACGGTCTTTAGTTTTGCCGGCGGTGCTCTCGCGGTGGGCGTCGGTTTCGGCAGCCAGAATATCGTCAACAACTTCATCAGCGGGCTGATCTTGATTGCTGAGCGGCCGATTCGCGTCGGCGATGTGATTGAAATTGATGGCCGCATTGGGCGAGTTACCGAGATCGGTGCTCGCAGCACGCGACTGGCCACGGGTACCAATTTCGAGGTGATTGTTCCTAACAGCAAGTTTCTCGAAAATCAGGTTGTGAACTGGACTCTCAGCGACGACCGCATCTGCACCGATATCAAGGTCGGCGTCGCTTATGGATCCCCACTGCGCGAGGTGGAACGTCTTCTCTTTCAGGCAGCCAACGAACATCCCGGCGTCTTGAAAGATTGCGAAACAAGCGTCGTCTTTGAGGACTTCGCAGCCGACTCACTCGTTTTCTGTTTGCGAGTCTGGCTCAGGTTGTTGAGTACTTCGAAGCGCGAAGTCGAGAGCGACATTCGTTTCCGCATCGACGAGCTATTCTCGCAGGCCGGAATCGTGATAGCCTATCCGCAGCGTGATGTGCATTTGAACGTGATGCGGCCGCTGGAAGTTCGGCTGGCCGCCGATGCGACGCGCGAGTTCCGAAAGGTCGCCGCTTGA
- a CDS encoding 6-pyruvoyl trahydropterin synthase family protein, whose translation MSETYRIRLDKEHHVFAAAHFITFAGDICERLHGHNYRVAVEIAGPLDENSYVIDFIAARDELHAITDQLDHRMLLPDSHPLIKVVPDEKEVRVTFTPDGRRWIFPLGDCLILPVPNTTAELLARWIGEQLRTRLAARLGWQIDWLQVAVDENHGQIGICELTSK comes from the coding sequence ATGAGCGAAACCTATCGCATCCGGCTCGACAAAGAACACCATGTGTTCGCCGCTGCGCACTTCATCACGTTTGCTGGTGATATCTGCGAGCGGTTGCATGGCCACAACTATCGCGTAGCAGTCGAAATTGCCGGTCCGCTCGATGAGAACTCGTACGTCATCGACTTCATCGCCGCCCGCGATGAACTGCACGCCATCACCGATCAACTCGACCATCGGATGCTCCTGCCCGACAGCCACCCGCTGATCAAAGTTGTGCCGGACGAGAAAGAAGTCCGGGTCACCTTCACGCCCGATGGCCGCCGCTGGATCTTTCCGCTTGGCGATTGCCTCATTCTGCCGGTTCCTAATACCACGGCCGAATTACTGGCCCGCTGGATCGGCGAACAATTGCGCACGCGTCTCGCTGCCCGCCTCGGCTGGCAGATCGACTGGTTGCAAGTCGCCGTCGACGAGAACCACGGCCAAATCGGCATCTGCGAACTTACTTCCAAGTAG
- a CDS encoding thiol-disulfide oxidoreductase DCC family protein, producing the protein MTATVTAPEQTRPLPADHLPTPAELPHAAVVIYDGHCKFCSGQVKNLRRWDGRNRLAFISLHDPEVARRWPDLTHDMLMEQMYLIDPQGNRYAGAAAFRYLSRTLPVLYALAPLMHIPFSAPVWQFFYRQVAKRRYLLGKTTDSCDDGACKVHFK; encoded by the coding sequence ATGACTGCCACCGTTACCGCCCCTGAACAAACCCGCCCGCTGCCAGCCGATCACCTGCCGACCCCCGCCGAGTTGCCCCACGCGGCCGTGGTCATTTACGACGGCCACTGCAAGTTCTGCTCGGGACAGGTGAAGAACCTGCGCCGCTGGGATGGCCGCAACCGGCTCGCATTCATTTCGCTGCACGACCCGGAAGTCGCTCGCCGCTGGCCCGATCTGACACACGACATGCTCATGGAGCAGATGTATCTCATCGATCCCCAAGGCAACCGCTATGCCGGGGCCGCTGCCTTTCGCTACCTCTCCCGTACCTTGCCTGTGCTCTACGCACTGGCCCCGCTAATGCACATTCCCTTTAGCGCGCCCGTCTGGCAGTTCTTCTATCGCCAGGTCGCCAAGCGCCGCTACCTGCTGGGTAAGACCACCGACAGCTGCGACGACGGCGCGTGCAAGGTTCATTTTAAGTAA
- a CDS encoding SpoIIE family protein phosphatase, with protein MYYLTANNGPQAGKRYELRTDRTIMGRHPECHVVIEVGAVSRQHAAVNRKGNDYFLEDLNSRNGTFLNEEPAKIDGQRQLKPGDVVRVCEVSYTFHADVPFKVQNKLGITDGAGLGTLMVDDEAGHPNSTIMSKLDVSTSSRGGVHVAASAEVKLAALVEITQNLGRALNLDEVLPQILKSLFKIFVQADRGFIVLEEPNGLLVPRWVRLRREDSNDSLRISRTIVRHVMESRQAILSADAATDERFELSQSIADFRIRSMMCAPLIDNEGKAFGALQIDTLDQRQRFQPEDLELLVSAASQAAVAINNAQLHESALRQREVDHDMKVARDVQLAFLPTSKPALTGYSFFDYYNPAEQIGGDYFDYIPLQDGREAIVVADVVGHGVAAALLMAKLSAETRSSLLSEPNPAIAMTRLNERLSQLNIQRFVTMILVVIDPATNRVQMVNAGHMSPLHRKADGSIDEPAEKIAGLPLGIMDTVEYEQTEIDLGPGESLTLYTDGINESIDADGKFFTIERLRDHVREKPRSMVELGQLIVDDVKKFLGRAPQNDDMCLVCVGRA; from the coding sequence ATGTATTACTTGACGGCGAACAATGGTCCCCAAGCCGGCAAGCGGTATGAACTGCGCACCGATCGCACGATCATGGGTCGGCATCCCGAGTGCCACGTGGTGATCGAGGTCGGGGCGGTGAGTCGGCAGCATGCGGCAGTCAATCGCAAGGGAAACGACTATTTCCTGGAAGATTTGAACAGCCGTAACGGCACATTTTTGAATGAAGAGCCCGCGAAGATCGACGGGCAGCGGCAACTGAAGCCCGGCGATGTCGTCCGCGTGTGCGAAGTTTCGTACACCTTTCACGCCGACGTCCCTTTCAAGGTGCAAAACAAGCTGGGCATCACCGATGGCGCCGGCCTGGGCACGCTGATGGTCGACGACGAGGCGGGGCATCCCAACTCGACCATCATGTCGAAGCTCGATGTGTCCACGTCGAGCCGCGGCGGCGTGCATGTGGCAGCCAGTGCCGAAGTCAAGCTGGCCGCGCTCGTCGAGATTACGCAGAACTTGGGTCGCGCGCTGAACCTGGACGAAGTGCTGCCGCAGATTCTCAAAAGCTTGTTCAAAATTTTCGTGCAGGCCGACCGTGGATTCATCGTGCTGGAAGAACCCAACGGGCTGTTGGTGCCGCGCTGGGTGCGTCTGCGGCGCGAGGACTCGAACGATTCGCTGCGCATCAGCCGGACAATTGTGCGGCACGTAATGGAATCGCGCCAGGCAATTCTCTCGGCCGATGCTGCGACCGATGAGCGGTTCGAATTGAGTCAGAGCATCGCCGACTTTCGCATCCGCTCGATGATGTGCGCCCCGCTGATCGACAACGAAGGGAAAGCCTTCGGCGCGCTGCAGATCGATACGCTCGATCAGCGCCAGCGCTTTCAGCCCGAAGATCTGGAACTGCTGGTGAGCGCCGCTTCGCAGGCAGCAGTGGCCATTAACAACGCGCAGTTGCACGAGTCGGCACTGCGGCAGCGGGAAGTCGATCACGACATGAAAGTGGCCCGCGACGTGCAACTCGCCTTCTTGCCCACCAGCAAGCCGGCACTCACGGGCTATTCGTTCTTCGACTATTACAATCCGGCCGAGCAAATTGGGGGCGACTATTTCGACTACATCCCGCTGCAAGATGGTCGCGAGGCCATCGTCGTGGCCGATGTCGTCGGTCACGGTGTCGCCGCCGCGCTTCTCATGGCCAAGCTCTCGGCTGAAACGCGTTCGAGCTTGCTCAGCGAACCGAATCCGGCCATTGCCATGACTCGGCTGAACGAGCGGCTGAGCCAGCTGAATATTCAACGCTTCGTGACGATGATTCTGGTCGTGATCGATCCTGCGACGAATCGCGTGCAGATGGTGAATGCCGGGCACATGTCGCCGTTGCATCGCAAGGCCGATGGCTCGATCGATGAACCGGCCGAAAAAATCGCCGGGCTGCCGTTGGGCATTATGGATACGGTCGAATACGAGCAGACCGAGATCGATCTGGGCCCCGGCGAATCGCTGACGCTGTATACCGACGGCATCAACGAATCGATCGACGCCGACGGCAAGTTCTTCACGATCGAACGGCTCCGCGATCACGTCCGCGAGAAGCCGCGGAGCATGGTGGAACTCGGGCAGTTGATCGTCGACGACGTGAAAAAGTTCCTCGGCCGCGCCCCGCAAAACGACGACATGTGCCTGGTCTGCGTCGGCAGGGCGTAG
- a CDS encoding ABC-F family ATP-binding cassette domain-containing protein has protein sequence MAVLLQIRNAFKSYGDQVLLDGAEATITDDEKVGFVGRNGAGKSTLLRVILGEEELDRGEVIRHPRLRIGYLRQHDPFEPNESALQFLMRDSGQPDWKCGEVAGQFELKGSYLEGPVAKLSGGWQTRVKLAALLLHEPNLLLLDEPTNFLDLRTQILLEHFLRDFREACLIVSHDRAFLKATCGHTLDLARGKLTVYPGKIDDFLAYQAEKLEHDKRTNVSVLAKRKQLEEFIAKNKARASTATRAKSKSKQLEKLEVTEIASDEPTANIRAPIVEPKKGPAVRCRGLSIGYPDRVIAKDIDVEIEHGSRAAIVGDNGQGKTTFLRSLVDSLEPLAGEVKWGHNCQVGIYAQHVYTSLNEKQTVLDYLEYNAASGTKTQQILDVAGALLFRGEAVKKKVSVLSGGERARLCMAGLLLSQYNILILDEPGNHLDVDTVEALAQALIDYKGTVIFTSHDRHFMSRVATCIIEVRDGHVVNYRGDYEAYLYYVNKEIEAGEREAKAAKSLASGSTAAAPKSAEKAKAVPAVPKRNEREIRKEMTILERAIAKLDGEKKETNAKLQVSTDPKEALRLHNEVTALTMQLADTELRWFELQTQLEDVLS, from the coding sequence ATGGCTGTGCTGCTGCAGATTCGTAACGCGTTTAAGAGTTACGGCGACCAGGTGCTGCTCGATGGTGCCGAGGCGACGATTACCGACGACGAGAAGGTCGGGTTTGTCGGCCGCAACGGGGCCGGCAAGAGTACGCTGCTGCGCGTCATCCTGGGCGAAGAAGAACTCGACCGGGGCGAGGTCATTCGTCACCCGCGGTTGCGCATCGGCTATTTGCGGCAACATGATCCGTTCGAACCCAACGAATCGGCACTGCAGTTCCTAATGCGCGACAGTGGCCAGCCCGATTGGAAATGTGGCGAAGTTGCCGGGCAGTTCGAACTGAAGGGTTCGTATCTGGAAGGGCCGGTGGCGAAACTTTCGGGCGGTTGGCAGACTCGCGTGAAACTGGCGGCCCTGCTGCTGCACGAACCGAACTTGCTGCTGCTCGACGAACCGACGAACTTCCTCGACTTGCGCACGCAGATCTTGCTCGAACACTTCTTGCGCGATTTTCGCGAAGCCTGTTTGATCGTCTCGCACGATCGCGCGTTCTTGAAAGCGACCTGCGGCCACACGCTCGACCTGGCGCGCGGCAAGTTGACTGTCTATCCCGGCAAGATCGACGACTTCCTGGCCTATCAGGCCGAGAAGCTGGAGCACGACAAGCGGACGAATGTCTCGGTCCTCGCCAAGCGCAAGCAGCTGGAAGAATTCATCGCCAAGAACAAAGCCCGCGCGAGCACGGCCACGCGGGCCAAATCGAAGAGCAAGCAACTCGAAAAACTGGAAGTCACGGAGATTGCCAGCGATGAGCCGACGGCCAACATTCGCGCGCCGATCGTGGAGCCGAAGAAGGGGCCCGCCGTTCGCTGCCGCGGGTTGTCGATCGGTTATCCCGACCGTGTGATTGCCAAGGACATCGATGTTGAAATCGAGCACGGTTCGCGGGCTGCAATCGTCGGCGATAACGGCCAAGGCAAGACGACCTTCCTCCGCTCGCTGGTCGATTCGCTCGAACCGCTGGCCGGCGAAGTGAAGTGGGGACACAACTGCCAGGTGGGCATTTATGCCCAACACGTGTACACCAGCTTGAATGAAAAGCAAACGGTGCTCGACTATCTGGAATACAACGCCGCGTCGGGGACCAAGACGCAACAGATTTTGGATGTGGCCGGCGCGCTTCTGTTTCGCGGCGAAGCAGTCAAGAAGAAGGTTTCGGTTCTCTCCGGTGGCGAGCGGGCCCGTCTCTGCATGGCTGGCCTGTTGCTCAGCCAATACAACATTTTGATTCTCGACGAACCGGGCAACCACTTGGACGTCGACACGGTCGAAGCGCTAGCGCAGGCGCTCATCGACTATAAGGGGACGGTGATCTTCACCAGCCACGATCGCCACTTCATGAGCCGCGTTGCGACCTGCATCATCGAAGTTCGCGATGGTCATGTGGTGAACTATCGCGGCGATTACGAAGCCTATCTGTACTATGTGAACAAAGAAATCGAAGCCGGCGAGCGGGAAGCGAAGGCAGCGAAGTCGCTGGCTTCGGGTTCGACAGCAGCTGCTCCGAAGTCCGCCGAAAAAGCCAAGGCAGTTCCAGCAGTGCCGAAGCGGAACGAGCGCGAAATTCGCAAGGAAATGACCATCCTCGAGCGAGCCATCGCCAAACTCGACGGCGAAAAGAAGGAAACGAATGCGAAGCTGCAGGTCTCGACCGATCCCAAAGAAGCGCTGCGCCTGCACAACGAAGTGACCGCCCTGACCATGCAACTGGCCGATACCGAGCTCCGCTGGTTCGAGTTGCAAACGCAATTGGAAGATGTGCTGTCGTAG